One genomic segment of bacterium includes these proteins:
- a CDS encoding nuclear transport factor 2 family protein, whose product MRCLKIGLILATLVLFTGGCFFEPRQAEAPGGAVIPSLPQSQPENVIANIETAMANTDPAGYERQIAEVFTYQPDSDTEASYPDVDWASWDRAREIAFMNDFLGTIDGMVIDLRDEEIFTDWSGSEAELRYIYSVVVDEAGGTVPYRARVTLEFRLDGTFWVLTRWFDEQGEEDPDSGSPLPPLGRRRGAFAAAGGG is encoded by the coding sequence ATGCGCTGTCTCAAGATTGGTCTGATTCTTGCAACTTTAGTGCTGTTCACGGGCGGCTGCTTCTTCGAGCCCAGACAGGCGGAGGCCCCCGGCGGGGCCGTGATCCCCTCCCTGCCGCAATCGCAGCCGGAGAACGTCATCGCCAACATCGAGACCGCGATGGCGAACACGGATCCAGCGGGGTACGAGCGTCAGATCGCCGAGGTCTTCACGTACCAGCCGGATAGCGACACGGAGGCATCGTATCCGGACGTGGACTGGGCGTCCTGGGACCGCGCACGGGAAATCGCCTTCATGAACGATTTCCTGGGCACCATCGACGGCATGGTCATCGATTTGCGGGATGAGGAGATTTTCACGGATTGGAGCGGCTCCGAGGCCGAATTGCGTTATATTTACAGCGTCGTGGTCGATGAAGCGGGAGGAACGGTGCCCTACCGGGCGCGCGTGACGCTGGAATTCCGGCTCGACGGGACCTTCTGGGTCCTGACCCGCTGGTTCGACGAGCAGGGCGAAGAGGATCCCGATTCCGGGTCCCCGCTGCCGCCCCTGGGACGGCGCCGGGGGGCCTTCGCGGCCGCGGGAGGTGGCTAG
- the rsmA gene encoding ribosomal RNA small subunit methyltransferase A, giving the protein MKGKRPSQQELLRRHGVRPVKRRGQNFLIDGNMARAIATDITSFGMDVLELGAGGGAVTFPLLEAGARVTAVEVDRGLCAILREETAGEARFRLLEADIAALDWEVALAAAGERPVLAGNLPYVLTSEVLFALADWRDRVAGAIFMVQLEVARRLASSPGGREYGVLSVLLGALFRIEVVRQVPPAVFWPRPDVMSAVVSLAPRAGSWPDDEYRRFKALVKKLFQQRRKQMGKILRQLYGVPEAASDGWLARAGIDPGDRPEHISRGALRMLAAAVPEVEEA; this is encoded by the coding sequence ATGAAGGGAAAGCGCCCGAGCCAGCAGGAACTGCTGCGCAGGCACGGTGTACGACCGGTCAAGCGCCGCGGGCAGAACTTCCTGATCGACGGCAACATGGCGCGCGCTATCGCGACCGATATCACGTCTTTCGGCATGGATGTGCTGGAGCTGGGCGCCGGGGGCGGAGCGGTGACCTTCCCGCTGCTCGAGGCCGGCGCCCGGGTCACCGCTGTGGAGGTGGACCGCGGCCTTTGCGCGATCCTGCGCGAGGAAACGGCGGGGGAGGCACGGTTCCGGCTTCTGGAAGCGGATATCGCCGCCCTGGACTGGGAAGTGGCGCTGGCGGCGGCGGGAGAACGGCCGGTGCTGGCCGGAAACCTGCCTTATGTGCTGACCAGCGAAGTGCTCTTCGCGCTCGCCGATTGGCGCGATCGCGTCGCGGGAGCCATCTTCATGGTCCAGCTCGAGGTGGCGCGGCGCCTGGCGTCGAGTCCCGGCGGCCGGGAATACGGCGTGCTGTCGGTGCTGCTCGGGGCCCTCTTCAGAATCGAGGTGGTGAGACAGGTGCCGCCCGCGGTATTCTGGCCCCGCCCCGATGTCATGTCGGCGGTGGTCAGCCTGGCGCCGCGCGCGGGGAGCTGGCCAGACGACGAGTACCGTCGCTTCAAGGCCCTGGTGAAGAAGCTGTTCCAGCAACGGCGCAAGCAGATGGGCAAGATATTGCGGCAACTCTACGGCGTGCCCGAGGCGGCCTCGGACGGGTGGCTGGCGCGTGCCGGCATCGATCCCGGCGATCGGCCCGAGCACATTTCCCGCGGGGCGCTGCGTATGCTGGCCGCCGCAGTTCCGGAGGTGGAGGAGGCTTGA
- a CDS encoding TatD family hydrolase, whose protein sequence is MFTDSHLHLNRHEFAGEAAAVLARAAAAGVNRFMNVGYDPASSAASVALAERDPRVLATVGVHPHDASLLADPAGGITGDGERVLDELGALARHPRVAAVGEIGLDFYRDLSPRPAQMAAFAAQVALANRLDLPVVLHIREAYDEIIALMEQIGLPRRRGIMHSFAGDGRAAAWGVANGFLLGIGGPVTYRNSRLPAVLSDCAPENLVLETDAPWLPPEPHRGRRNEPAYLVHTARAVADLFDMPLAELADVTNGNFARFSGCGTRT, encoded by the coding sequence GTGTTCACCGATTCACACCTGCATCTCAACCGCCACGAGTTCGCGGGTGAAGCGGCCGCCGTGCTCGCCAGGGCCGCGGCCGCGGGCGTGAACCGGTTCATGAACGTCGGTTACGATCCGGCCAGCAGCGCCGCTTCGGTCGCCCTGGCCGAGCGGGATCCGCGTGTCCTGGCGACGGTCGGCGTGCACCCCCACGACGCCAGCCTGCTGGCCGACCCCGCGGGCGGCATCACCGGCGATGGCGAGCGCGTGCTGGACGAACTCGGCGCCTTGGCGCGGCATCCCCGCGTCGCCGCGGTGGGCGAGATCGGCCTGGATTTCTACCGGGATCTTTCCCCGCGTCCCGCCCAGATGGCCGCCTTCGCCGCCCAGGTCGCACTTGCCAACCGGCTCGATCTGCCGGTTGTCCTGCATATCCGCGAAGCCTACGACGAGATCATCGCCCTGATGGAACAGATCGGCCTGCCGCGCCGGCGGGGCATCATGCACAGCTTCGCGGGCGACGGACGCGCCGCCGCGTGGGGCGTCGCAAACGGGTTCCTGCTGGGCATCGGCGGACCCGTGACCTATCGCAACAGCCGCCTGCCGGCGGTGTTGAGCGACTGTGCGCCCGAGAACCTGGTGCTGGAGACCGATGCGCCGTGGCTGCCGCCCGAGCCCCACCGCGGCCGTCGCAACGAACCGGCCTACCTGGTCCATACCGCCCGCGCCGTGGCCGATCTCTTCGACATGCCGCTGGCGGAACTGGCCGACGTCACCAACGGGAACTTCGCCCGCTTCAGCGGCTGCGGGACACGGACATGA
- a CDS encoding stage 0 sporulation family protein produces the protein MVEADRGRDMGRVCYVGPGKPKWWRQAAHQGVIGLAGPDDLRRMHENRADEWEYYDICLEKIQQRKLDMNLVTVERQFDRNKITFYFTADKRVDFRKLVKDLAAIFRTRIELRQIGVRDEAKMKGGLGVCGRELCCCTFLHDFSPVTLKMAKGQQLPLSPNKLSGLCGRLRCCLAYEHETYLRTLARMPRVGARVDTEHGRGTVRKLDLLRELATVLLEESGEALVLSPAQMQWESRQDLPRGRSRQARRTCRHDPRNDN, from the coding sequence ATGGTCGAGGCCGACCGGGGCCGGGACATGGGCCGCGTGTGCTACGTGGGCCCCGGCAAGCCCAAGTGGTGGCGCCAGGCGGCCCACCAGGGCGTCATCGGCCTGGCGGGCCCCGACGATCTCCGGCGCATGCACGAGAACCGGGCCGACGAATGGGAGTACTACGACATCTGTCTGGAGAAGATCCAGCAGCGCAAGCTCGACATGAACCTAGTGACCGTCGAGCGGCAGTTCGACCGCAACAAGATCACCTTCTACTTCACGGCCGACAAGCGCGTCGACTTCCGCAAGCTGGTCAAGGACCTCGCCGCCATCTTCCGCACGCGCATCGAGCTGAGACAGATCGGCGTCCGCGACGAGGCCAAGATGAAGGGCGGGCTCGGCGTCTGCGGGCGCGAGCTGTGCTGTTGCACCTTCCTGCACGATTTCTCGCCGGTGACCCTGAAGATGGCCAAGGGGCAGCAATTGCCCCTGAGTCCCAACAAGCTGTCCGGTCTCTGCGGTCGGTTGCGCTGCTGCCTGGCCTACGAGCACGAAACCTACCTGCGCACCCTGGCGCGCATGCCGCGGGTGGGCGCGCGCGTCGATACCGAGCATGGCCGGGGAACCGTCCGCAAGCTGGACCTGCTGCGCGAACTGGCAACGGTACTGCTCGAGGAATCGGGCGAGGCGCTCGTGCTTTCTCCCGCACAGATGCAATGGGAGAGCCGCCAGGATCTGCCGCGGGGGCGGAGCCGACAGGCCCGCCGGACCTGCCGGCACGATCCCAGGAACGACAACTAG
- a CDS encoding peptidylprolyl isomerase: MQSKSSAGLGRGIHPATVALIVLCAVCGSALAQEDVASPELVDRILVIVDEEAILLSEVEREVALYSLEAHNAGIALDQDPATIREDVLSRLIESKLIIAAAKQEKIEVSDEAISRDVQSNIDQLVRYYGSLAKLESELLRNGMTLNDYRRRSYSQLRDQHYMRAVVGRFIRPRIEVREDEVEDWYGEHADEIPATPDSLTLADILIAVQPSDEVQRELQGKLGAALQALGEGASFADVAREHSEDPGASRGGKLGTIRPGDLKSAMLEDVIFSLDEGETSQPVVTERGLHILRLDAVGEGGREVSQIFFPLIITEQDVARARAEADVAYARLLAGEPFAMVAGETSVDPGSTALGGDLGRFALSDLSPRIQEALAEAGAGELTEPFLTPAGFYIFLVKERTYGRSLTLVEVRDQVRQAVESEKLQEELTRYVAELRTRFVVDRKD; this comes from the coding sequence ATGCAGTCGAAGTCGTCCGCGGGACTTGGCAGGGGAATCCACCCGGCGACCGTCGCCCTGATCGTACTCTGTGCGGTCTGCGGCTCCGCACTTGCCCAGGAGGATGTCGCGTCACCCGAACTCGTGGACCGCATCCTGGTCATCGTCGACGAGGAGGCGATCCTGCTGAGCGAGGTGGAGCGCGAAGTGGCTCTGTATAGCCTCGAGGCGCACAACGCGGGCATCGCGTTGGACCAGGACCCGGCGACCATACGCGAGGACGTTCTCAGCCGGCTGATCGAGAGCAAGCTGATCATCGCGGCGGCCAAGCAGGAGAAGATCGAGGTCTCCGACGAGGCCATCTCCAGGGACGTGCAGTCCAACATCGACCAGCTGGTGCGTTACTACGGTTCGCTGGCGAAGCTCGAGTCCGAACTGCTGCGCAACGGCATGACGCTCAACGACTACCGCAGGCGCTCCTATTCCCAGCTCCGCGATCAGCACTACATGCGAGCCGTCGTCGGGCGCTTCATAAGACCGCGCATCGAGGTGCGCGAGGACGAGGTGGAAGACTGGTACGGAGAACATGCGGACGAGATTCCCGCCACACCGGACAGCCTGACCCTCGCCGACATCCTCATCGCGGTGCAACCCTCCGACGAGGTGCAACGCGAGTTGCAGGGCAAGCTGGGCGCCGCCTTGCAGGCGCTGGGCGAAGGCGCCTCCTTCGCCGACGTCGCGCGCGAACACTCCGAGGACCCCGGCGCTTCTCGTGGCGGCAAGCTCGGCACGATACGCCCGGGAGACCTGAAGAGCGCCATGCTGGAAGACGTGATCTTCTCCCTCGACGAGGGTGAGACCAGCCAGCCCGTGGTGACCGAGAGGGGATTGCACATCCTGCGCCTGGACGCCGTCGGCGAGGGCGGACGCGAGGTGAGCCAGATCTTCTTTCCCCTGATCATCACCGAACAGGACGTGGCGCGCGCGCGGGCGGAAGCCGACGTCGCGTATGCGCGCCTGCTCGCCGGCGAACCCTTCGCCATGGTCGCAGGCGAGACGAGTGTCGATCCCGGCTCCACCGCGCTGGGGGGGGACCTGGGACGGTTTGCCCTGAGCGACCTGTCGCCGCGGATCCAGGAAGCCCTGGCCGAGGCCGGCGCCGGCGAGCTGACGGAGCCGTTCCTGACGCCCGCGGGCTTCTACATCTTCCTGGTGAAGGAGCGCACCTACGGTCGCTCGCTCACGCTGGTCGAGGTGCGCGACCAGGTGCGCCAGGCCGTGGAATCCGAGAAGCTGCAGGAAGAGCTGACCCGCTATGTGGCCGAACTGCGCACCAGGTTCGTGGTGGATCGCAAGGATTGA
- a CDS encoding peptidyl-prolyl cis-trans isomerase yields MSENPFQGPIRISGLCRCSLTAVAAALLCLPLLSCCGGGGDILATVGDREVTAEYYQDRLARLTQAELPVDEDGITMDTTSLASKLAFLNVIINKELMVLKAKELGYDTQEDMINAEQALIGIKAGEYMREDLITVDESEILPEDVDEYYAKRQEKRHFQFIICNFEDDAREARQKIVDGAAWDEVADEYNDGSKGPTNDYTMSIQYGMAEDLFERALFDLEEGQMSMPIETVYGYWIVRFTGTEPARERPLDEEYRLRIRRTLAAQRTKLAENRFFDESMARHEFMMDEAALWIIFQGLPEGEGYLDKATNKPIPKDQLAPLDVPAEDAGRVFFSVRFDLNEEPEVWTIGEYKTLYADMSVFQRPKRAKMLGGIRQQITTDMVTKRLLMSETRERGYHEDPRVVRDVQSKVEEIMVNRFHDEVIKYDDFVSAEALAVFWADHKQDYMTPELRNGQVMNCKDEAAATQAYEALTADTPWEDVYTEHAQVQDPANREPIMVSADTISPERDALFAVGAVGDVTGPFRNRAGWHIIRLDNIIPPAQRELEDIREEVAQRIRLIRKDESLNRNLASWRDEFGVEIFEDALAAMPAWNELQTLQ; encoded by the coding sequence ATGTCAGAGAATCCGTTCCAGGGCCCGATTCGCATCAGCGGCTTGTGCCGGTGCAGCCTGACCGCCGTAGCCGCCGCCCTCCTCTGTCTGCCGTTGCTGAGCTGCTGCGGCGGCGGAGGGGATATCCTGGCCACCGTGGGTGACCGCGAAGTGACCGCGGAATATTATCAGGACCGCCTGGCCAGGCTGACGCAGGCGGAACTGCCCGTCGACGAGGACGGGATCACCATGGACACGACGTCCCTGGCCAGCAAGCTGGCCTTCCTGAACGTGATCATCAACAAGGAACTGATGGTCCTGAAGGCGAAGGAACTCGGTTACGACACGCAGGAAGACATGATCAACGCGGAGCAGGCCCTGATCGGCATCAAGGCCGGCGAGTACATGCGCGAGGATCTGATCACCGTCGACGAGAGCGAGATCCTTCCCGAGGATGTGGACGAGTACTACGCGAAGCGGCAGGAGAAGCGGCACTTCCAGTTCATCATCTGCAATTTCGAAGACGACGCCCGGGAGGCGCGCCAGAAGATCGTCGACGGCGCCGCATGGGACGAAGTCGCCGATGAATACAACGACGGCTCCAAGGGCCCGACGAACGACTACACGATGTCCATCCAGTACGGCATGGCGGAGGATCTGTTCGAGCGCGCCCTCTTCGACCTCGAGGAAGGGCAGATGAGCATGCCGATCGAGACCGTCTACGGCTACTGGATCGTTCGTTTCACCGGCACCGAGCCGGCGCGTGAGCGCCCGCTCGACGAGGAATATCGCCTGCGAATCCGTCGCACGCTCGCCGCGCAACGGACGAAACTGGCGGAGAACAGGTTCTTCGACGAATCCATGGCGCGTCACGAGTTCATGATGGACGAGGCCGCCTTGTGGATAATCTTCCAGGGGCTGCCCGAAGGCGAGGGCTATCTGGACAAGGCGACCAACAAGCCCATTCCCAAGGATCAGCTGGCTCCGCTGGACGTCCCCGCCGAGGATGCCGGCCGTGTCTTCTTCTCGGTACGCTTCGATCTGAACGAAGAGCCGGAAGTCTGGACCATCGGCGAATACAAGACGCTCTATGCCGACATGAGCGTGTTCCAGCGCCCCAAGCGCGCCAAGATGCTGGGCGGCATTCGCCAGCAGATCACCACCGACATGGTGACCAAGCGTCTCCTGATGTCCGAGACCCGCGAGAGGGGCTACCACGAGGATCCCCGCGTCGTCAGGGACGTGCAGTCCAAGGTCGAGGAGATCATGGTCAACCGCTTCCACGACGAGGTCATCAAGTACGATGACTTCGTCTCCGCGGAGGCTCTCGCGGTGTTCTGGGCCGACCACAAGCAAGACTACATGACTCCCGAGCTGAGGAACGGGCAGGTGATGAACTGCAAGGACGAGGCAGCGGCCACCCAGGCGTACGAAGCCCTGACGGCCGACACGCCATGGGAAGACGTTTACACCGAGCATGCCCAGGTGCAGGATCCCGCGAACAGGGAACCCATCATGGTGAGCGCGGATACCATCTCCCCGGAGCGGGACGCCCTGTTCGCCGTAGGCGCAGTCGGCGACGTGACGGGGCCCTTCCGGAACAGGGCGGGCTGGCACATCATACGCCTGGACAACATCATCCCGCCGGCCCAGCGCGAGCTGGAAGACATCAGGGAAGAGGTCGCGCAACGGATCCGGCTCATCCGCAAGGACGAATCGCTTAACCGGAACCTGGCCAGCTGGCGGGACGAATTCGGTGTGGAAATCTTCGAGGATGCGCTCGCGGCGATGCCCGCCTGGAACGAGTTGCAGACCCTCCAGTGA
- the mfd gene encoding transcription-repair coupling factor, protein MSGLLGRIVSEEVLSGGVARVESVLERAAGFPDEIPVLSGLHGAAASVLLAAWHRRTGRTALIVAPEREAALRLADDLDSWLGTGSVIYLPQQDVLAFDRNSPDPELVGAFIQGLDRLREEAPALAVTSLSGLQQRVITPGRLAAACFTMSVGDRFPREELCARLAELGYAAVGMVSRTGEYALRGSLIDLFAPGAHPLRIEFFDDEIVSVRTFDAGTQRSVDKLAGARILPVSHLILDDDAILEALARIEAAGLDGELEPDEREDLEARIEEKVHSAGLEAFLPLFGPTALLTDHLPDGACLFWSDPSGMSERFAALEEEVPRMRETHLRHDPWLPESRELVASRAELAALPPPQIHLAGAWLADDPAAAWPDRPGREAHVFATRRPGLQGGDVSELARALAGFASSGCAATVLCDNQGQATRLTELLLEQDGDVPAVLPVVGHLSEGFVWPDMGLALVTDHEFFDRYHRPSRARFRGAAVVVDSVNLRPGEHVVHVEYGIGLYRGLRRITVEDAERECLLLEFAAGDKVYVPVEKIDTVERYSSDRDAAPRLSRLGTASWARVTKRARKAIQAMAVELLQLYAERESRPGRAFPPNGDLLRSLEESFIYEETPDQLTAIADVKRDMEAARPMDRLVCGDVGYGKTEVAMRAAFKAVESGHQVVVLCPTTLLAHQHGETFAERFRDFPASVAVLSRFRSAAEQREIAQRAREGAVDVLIGTHRLLSRDVRFESLGLVIIDEEHRLGVRHKERLKQLRKEVDVLTLTATPIPRTLYLSLMGARDMSLITTPPRDRLPIRTEICAFSETILGEAVLREMHRGGQVFFVHNRVETILGMAALLRKLLPRARICVAHGQMPELELERVMAGFLAHEYDVLVTTSIIESGLDMPRVNTIIIDRADRFGLAQLYQIRGRVGRSSQRAFAYLMTPPGETITPEARRRLSALQEFQALGSGYHIAMRDLEIRGAGNILGQEQHGHLEAIGFDLYCRLLDEAVAEIKGGGAVKAADVRIDLRLPAYLPDAYVPEPEQKMDLYRRLARLADETRVNRLGEEIRDRYGPLPPQVSNMLDLARIRILAVRNGVEELRAGRKGLSFFFTGGREPTPYIIHGLMGTGPRGLTFKAVDQLEMKVPVARDVAAAAAFSVLDLVDRLRTEEREGSTRSIAENKKP, encoded by the coding sequence GTGAGCGGCCTGCTCGGCCGCATCGTATCCGAAGAGGTCCTGTCCGGGGGCGTCGCGAGGGTGGAGTCCGTCCTCGAACGGGCCGCCGGCTTCCCGGACGAGATCCCGGTCCTCTCGGGCCTGCACGGCGCCGCCGCCTCGGTGCTGCTGGCGGCCTGGCACCGGCGCACCGGTCGTACTGCCCTGATCGTGGCGCCCGAACGCGAGGCGGCCCTGCGCCTGGCGGACGACCTGGACAGCTGGCTGGGGACGGGCAGCGTGATCTACCTGCCCCAGCAGGACGTGCTGGCCTTCGATCGCAATTCTCCCGATCCGGAACTCGTGGGCGCCTTCATCCAGGGGCTGGACAGGCTCCGCGAGGAAGCGCCAGCGCTCGCGGTCACCTCCCTGAGCGGGCTGCAGCAGAGAGTCATCACGCCCGGGCGGCTGGCCGCCGCGTGCTTCACGATGTCGGTCGGCGACCGCTTCCCTCGCGAAGAGCTGTGCGCCCGCCTCGCCGAGCTCGGCTACGCCGCGGTGGGCATGGTCTCGCGGACCGGCGAGTACGCCCTGCGCGGCAGCCTCATCGATCTCTTCGCACCGGGCGCGCACCCCCTGCGCATCGAGTTCTTCGACGACGAGATCGTGTCGGTGCGCACCTTCGACGCCGGCACCCAGCGCTCCGTCGACAAGCTCGCCGGGGCGCGTATCCTGCCCGTGAGCCATCTGATCCTCGACGACGACGCGATCCTCGAGGCCCTCGCCCGGATCGAGGCGGCGGGACTCGACGGCGAACTGGAGCCCGACGAGCGGGAAGACCTGGAGGCCCGCATCGAGGAGAAGGTCCATAGCGCGGGGCTAGAGGCCTTCCTGCCGCTGTTCGGCCCCACCGCGCTGCTCACCGACCACCTGCCGGACGGGGCCTGCCTCTTCTGGTCCGATCCGAGCGGCATGTCAGAGCGCTTCGCCGCCCTGGAGGAGGAGGTGCCGCGCATGCGCGAGACGCATCTGCGGCACGATCCCTGGCTGCCGGAGAGCCGGGAGCTGGTGGCGTCGCGCGCGGAACTAGCCGCACTCCCGCCGCCGCAGATCCATCTCGCCGGCGCCTGGCTGGCCGATGATCCGGCCGCCGCGTGGCCCGACCGTCCCGGCCGGGAAGCGCACGTCTTCGCCACCCGGCGGCCGGGCCTGCAGGGGGGGGACGTGTCCGAACTGGCCCGCGCCCTGGCCGGGTTCGCATCCTCCGGATGCGCCGCGACGGTCCTTTGCGACAACCAGGGGCAGGCCACCCGCCTGACCGAACTGCTCCTGGAGCAGGACGGCGACGTGCCGGCGGTGCTGCCGGTGGTCGGGCATCTCAGCGAGGGGTTCGTCTGGCCCGACATGGGCCTGGCCCTGGTCACCGACCACGAATTCTTCGACCGCTACCACCGTCCGTCCCGCGCCCGCTTCCGCGGCGCGGCCGTGGTCGTCGACTCCGTCAATCTCCGGCCCGGCGAACACGTCGTCCACGTCGAATACGGCATCGGACTCTACCGGGGGCTGCGCCGGATCACCGTCGAGGACGCCGAGCGCGAGTGCCTGCTGCTGGAGTTTGCCGCGGGCGACAAGGTGTACGTGCCGGTCGAGAAGATCGACACGGTGGAGAGGTACAGCAGCGACCGCGACGCGGCTCCGCGGTTGAGCCGTCTCGGCACCGCGTCCTGGGCGCGGGTCACCAAGCGGGCGCGCAAGGCGATCCAGGCCATGGCCGTCGAACTGCTGCAGCTGTACGCCGAGCGCGAGAGCCGTCCCGGGCGGGCCTTCCCGCCGAACGGCGATCTCCTGCGGTCGCTGGAGGAGTCGTTCATCTACGAGGAGACGCCGGATCAGCTGACGGCCATCGCCGACGTCAAGCGGGACATGGAGGCGGCGCGTCCCATGGATCGCCTGGTCTGCGGCGACGTGGGCTACGGCAAGACGGAGGTCGCCATGCGGGCGGCCTTCAAGGCGGTCGAGAGCGGCCATCAGGTGGTCGTGCTCTGCCCGACGACCCTGCTGGCCCATCAGCACGGCGAGACCTTCGCGGAGCGCTTCCGCGACTTCCCGGCTTCGGTCGCCGTGTTGAGCCGCTTCCGGTCCGCAGCCGAGCAGCGCGAGATCGCGCAACGCGCCCGCGAAGGCGCCGTGGATGTCCTGATCGGCACGCACCGGCTGCTGTCGCGCGACGTCAGGTTCGAGTCGCTGGGACTGGTCATCATCGACGAGGAGCACCGCTTAGGCGTGCGCCACAAGGAGCGGCTCAAGCAGCTGCGCAAGGAGGTGGACGTGCTGACGCTCACCGCCACGCCCATCCCGCGCACGCTGTACCTCTCCCTGATGGGCGCGCGCGACATGTCGCTGATCACCACCCCGCCCCGCGACCGCCTGCCCATTCGTACGGAGATCTGCGCCTTCAGCGAGACGATACTCGGCGAGGCCGTCCTGCGCGAGATGCATCGCGGCGGCCAGGTATTCTTCGTCCACAACCGCGTCGAGACGATCCTGGGCATGGCTGCCCTGCTGCGCAAGCTGCTGCCCAGGGCGCGCATCTGCGTGGCGCACGGCCAGATGCCCGAGCTCGAGCTGGAAAGGGTGATGGCCGGGTTCCTGGCCCACGAGTACGATGTGCTCGTGACCACCTCGATCATCGAGTCGGGCCTGGACATGCCGCGCGTCAACACCATCATCATCGATCGCGCCGATCGCTTCGGGCTGGCGCAGCTCTACCAGATCCGCGGCAGGGTGGGTCGTTCGAGCCAGCGGGCCTTCGCCTACCTCATGACCCCGCCCGGGGAGACGATCACCCCCGAAGCGAGGCGCCGGCTCTCCGCCCTGCAGGAATTCCAGGCTCTCGGCTCCGGGTACCATATCGCCATGCGCGACCTGGAGATCCGTGGCGCCGGCAACATCCTCGGCCAGGAGCAGCACGGACATCTGGAGGCGATCGGCTTCGACCTGTACTGCCGCCTGCTGGACGAGGCCGTCGCCGAGATCAAGGGCGGGGGGGCCGTCAAGGCCGCCGATGTCCGGATCGATCTCAGGCTGCCCGCCTATCTCCCGGACGCCTACGTGCCCGAGCCCGAGCAGAAGATGGATCTCTACCGGCGCCTGGCGCGCCTAGCCGACGAAACGCGCGTCAATCGGCTCGGCGAGGAGATCCGGGACCGGTACGGTCCCCTGCCGCCGCAGGTGTCCAACATGCTGGATCTGGCGCGCATCCGCATCCTGGCGGTGCGCAACGGCGTGGAGGAGTTGCGCGCCGGACGCAAGGGACTGAGTTTCTTTTTTACTGGCGGACGCGAACCGACACCGTATATCATACATGGCTTGATGGGAACCGGTCCGCGCGGCCTGACGTTCAAGGCCGTCGATCAACTCGAGATGAAAGTGCCCGTGGCGCGCGATGTAGCCGCTGCCGCGGCTTTTTCCGTGCTTGATCTGGTGGACCGCCTGCGTACCGAGGAGAGAGAGGGTTCCACACGTTCGATCGCCGAGAACAAGAAGCCTTGA